In the genome of Desulfuromonas sp. DDH964, one region contains:
- a CDS encoding beta-ketoacyl synthase N-terminal-like domain-containing protein: MNRVAVVAANVVSGLGASLDATWDGLLQGKSAIAPLARFDCSGYLTDLAACVAGLGRQPGASRLEPLLALLLNSFPQVPVDSRLLTATTKGPIDLLEDQVRAGSGAIGPLLLENFSRQIAGRLGLADPGMNVNAACASSTIALARGAALIAAGRAAAVLVVCADLVSEFVFSGFSALQGLSTASCRPFDSERSGLSLGEGGAALLLMSEERARRDGRGVLAWLLGWGVANDANHITAPARDGCGLLAAIRAALARAGLSTGAVAAISAHGTGTVYNDAMEMTAFDQLFGTRQLPVNSIKGAIGHTLGAAGGIEAAIACRVLQQKRLPPTVGCRRPDPAAAGRIMAAVQELDGDVLLSTNSGFGGINAALLLGAGGEQ, encoded by the coding sequence TTGAACCGGGTCGCGGTGGTGGCCGCCAACGTCGTCAGCGGTCTCGGAGCGAGCCTGGATGCGACCTGGGACGGACTGTTGCAGGGCAAGTCCGCGATTGCGCCCCTGGCACGCTTTGACTGCAGCGGCTACCTGACCGATCTCGCCGCCTGCGTCGCCGGCCTCGGCCGCCAGCCCGGCGCCAGCCGCCTGGAGCCGCTGCTGGCGCTGCTGCTCAACAGCTTTCCACAGGTCCCGGTCGACAGCCGCCTGCTGACGGCGACCACCAAGGGACCCATCGACCTGCTCGAAGACCAGGTGCGTGCTGGCAGTGGCGCTATCGGACCCTTGCTGCTGGAGAACTTTTCCCGCCAGATTGCCGGCCGCCTCGGGCTTGCCGACCCTGGCATGAACGTCAACGCCGCCTGCGCCTCCTCGACCATCGCCCTGGCGCGGGGCGCCGCCCTGATCGCTGCCGGCCGCGCCGCGGCGGTGCTGGTCGTCTGTGCCGACCTGGTCAGCGAATTTGTCTTCTCCGGCTTTTCCGCCCTGCAGGGGTTGTCAACCGCCTCCTGTCGACCTTTTGACAGCGAGCGCAGCGGCCTCAGCCTCGGGGAAGGGGGAGCTGCCCTGCTGCTGATGAGCGAGGAACGGGCTCGCCGGGATGGGCGGGGAGTGCTCGCCTGGCTCCTCGGCTGGGGGGTGGCCAATGATGCCAACCACATCACCGCTCCCGCCCGCGACGGCTGCGGTCTGCTCGCCGCGATTCGCGCCGCTCTCGCTCGTGCCGGTCTCAGCACCGGCGCCGTGGCCGCGATCAGTGCCCACGGCACCGGCACCGTCTATAACGACGCCATGGAAATGACCGCCTTCGACCAACTGTTCGGTACCCGCCAGCTCCCGGTCAACTCGATCAAGGGAGCGATCGGCCACACCCTGGGGGCGGCGGGGGGGATCGAGGCCGCCATCGCCTGCCGGGTTCTGCAGCAGAAACGCCTGCCGCCCACGGTCGGCTGCCGGCGCCCAGATCCGGCCGCCGCTGGGCGAATTATGGCTGCGGTGCAGGAACTCGACGGTGACGTCCTGCTCAGTACC
- a CDS encoding MMPL family transporter, translating into MPGIGLFFAAAYRWLAPRRRWLFAVTLLVLVASAWAASSLRLEENIATMLPDGNSGVAEDFQLLQEAPFARKLVISVRADTGSDPARLPAVVDSLAAALDPGLFIHLASGPDQRLQTRLMPWLIDSLPNLASADDLAAMAKRLEGGGAGEALRRSYEQLLGPEGWALKNMIRRDPLDLRRIGLEKLRYLNLVPGVRLVDNHFVSADGRSALLLAETPIAITDSAGAAALEQGFEQARRQLPAGYSALLVSAHRYTLANARVIQQDLWWILGCSGVALLLIFVLLLRSLRAVYVFLIPVAVLAFAGLAVAVRYPTVSAITLGFGAVLMGITVDFGLHVYYALRYGQGSSADLIGRVARPVLFGGLTTIAAFAVLLGSDLPGQRQLALFSIAGLTAALLLALLVLPHLVPVGSQPMALPRPVSSRPSARRRRLLVLMVWALFCSWCAWQAPKVEINGDLRRMSLVPPELAAAEKRLAAEWGGFRDQAMIWTRAGAPDTALSSAAAVAQSLTAAELPMVSLAPLVPPAGVQAQNRERWQAFWTGPRGVEILAALEREAAALGFAAGAFEPFRQSLVAPAPQITLAGAREAGLGSLVDALVVPSGEGIRILTLTPDSPRVAALVAGLGPALRLVSPARFREEIGSAISSDFLRFISGAGLLAGALLILLFRRVGKVLTAALPVVTGLLGMFGIMGFWGIEFNLFNIVATILVIGLGMDYGIFMVCRYSEGQDMATGRAILASGLTTLAGFGALVLGRHPALHSIGVTVLLGIGCAIPAALLVIPALYGRRQVGR; encoded by the coding sequence GTGCCCGGGATCGGTCTATTCTTCGCTGCGGCCTATCGCTGGCTGGCGCCGCGCCGCCGCTGGCTCTTCGCTGTGACATTGCTGGTGCTGGTGGCGAGCGCCTGGGCTGCCTCCTCACTGCGGCTCGAAGAGAATATCGCCACCATGCTGCCGGACGGCAACAGCGGGGTGGCCGAAGATTTCCAGCTGCTGCAGGAAGCCCCCTTTGCCCGCAAGCTGGTAATCAGCGTCCGGGCCGACACCGGCAGCGACCCGGCCCGGCTGCCGGCCGTGGTCGATAGCCTGGCGGCGGCCCTCGACCCTGGGCTCTTCATCCACCTGGCGAGCGGGCCGGATCAGCGGCTGCAAACCCGGCTCATGCCTTGGTTGATCGACTCCCTGCCGAACCTGGCCAGCGCCGATGATCTCGCAGCCATGGCGAAGCGACTGGAAGGGGGCGGGGCCGGGGAGGCGCTGCGCCGTAGTTATGAGCAGCTGCTTGGTCCGGAAGGCTGGGCCCTGAAAAACATGATTCGCCGCGATCCTCTCGACCTGCGGCGCATCGGCCTCGAAAAGCTGCGCTATCTCAACCTTGTTCCGGGTGTGCGGCTGGTTGACAACCACTTCGTCAGTGCCGATGGGCGCAGCGCCCTGCTGCTCGCCGAAACGCCGATAGCGATCACCGATTCGGCCGGTGCCGCGGCCCTCGAACAGGGGTTCGAGCAGGCGCGCAGGCAGCTGCCGGCAGGCTATTCGGCGCTGCTGGTCAGCGCCCATCGCTATACCCTGGCCAATGCCCGGGTGATCCAGCAGGATTTGTGGTGGATTCTCGGTTGTTCCGGCGTCGCCCTGTTGCTGATTTTTGTCCTGTTGCTGCGCAGCCTGCGGGCCGTTTACGTCTTCCTGATCCCGGTGGCGGTCCTGGCTTTCGCCGGTCTGGCGGTGGCGGTCCGGTATCCGACGGTTTCGGCGATCACCCTCGGTTTCGGTGCTGTCCTGATGGGGATTACCGTCGACTTCGGCCTGCATGTCTATTACGCCCTGCGCTATGGCCAGGGAAGCAGCGCCGACCTGATCGGGCGCGTCGCCCGGCCGGTCCTCTTCGGTGGCCTGACCACCATCGCCGCCTTTGCCGTCCTGCTCGGCTCCGATCTCCCCGGGCAACGGCAGCTGGCGCTCTTCTCCATTGCCGGGCTGACGGCGGCGCTGCTGCTGGCGCTGCTGGTATTGCCGCATCTGGTTCCGGTCGGCAGCCAGCCGATGGCTCTGCCCCGTCCGGTCTCCTCCCGGCCTTCGGCCAGGCGCCGGCGGCTGCTGGTGCTGATGGTCTGGGCCCTCTTCTGCAGCTGGTGCGCCTGGCAGGCGCCCAAGGTGGAGATCAACGGTGACCTGCGGCGGATGAGCCTGGTCCCGCCGGAACTCGCGGCAGCCGAGAAGAGACTTGCCGCCGAGTGGGGTGGCTTCCGCGACCAGGCCATGATCTGGACCCGGGCTGGGGCACCCGACACCGCGCTCAGCAGTGCCGCCGCGGTCGCTCAATCCCTGACCGCGGCCGAGTTGCCGATGGTAAGCCTCGCGCCGCTGGTGCCGCCGGCTGGAGTGCAGGCGCAAAACCGGGAGCGCTGGCAGGCGTTCTGGACCGGCCCACGCGGTGTCGAAATCCTCGCCGCCCTGGAGCGGGAGGCGGCAGCCCTTGGCTTTGCCGCCGGGGCCTTTGAACCGTTCCGGCAGAGCCTGGTCGCCCCGGCGCCGCAGATCACCCTGGCCGGGGCAAGAGAGGCCGGCCTCGGCAGCCTGGTCGATGCGCTGGTGGTGCCGTCGGGAGAGGGGATTCGCATTCTCACCCTTACTCCCGATTCCCCCCGGGTCGCGGCCCTGGTGGCTGGTCTGGGCCCCGCCCTGCGGCTTGTCTCGCCAGCCCGTTTCCGGGAGGAGATCGGTAGCGCGATCAGCAGCGACTTTTTGCGCTTCATCAGTGGCGCCGGCCTGCTGGCCGGGGCCCTGCTGATTCTGCTGTTCCGGCGTGTCGGCAAGGTACTGACCGCGGCTCTGCCCGTCGTCACCGGGCTGCTCGGCATGTTCGGCATCATGGGTTTTTGGGGGATTGAGTTCAACCTCTTCAATATTGTTGCCACCATCCTCGTGATCGGACTGGGGATGGACTACGGAATCTTCATGGTCTGCCGTTACAGCGAAGGTCAGGATATGGCGACCGGGCGGGCCATCCTCGCTTCGGGACTTACCACCCTGGCTGGTTTTGGTGCCTTGGTCCTCGGCCGTCATCCCGCGCTGCATTCGATCGGCGTGACGGTCCTGCTCGGCATCGGCTGTGCCATTCCGGCGGCGCTCCTGGTTATCCCGGCGCTCTATGGCCGGCGGCAGGTGGGGCGATGA
- a CDS encoding acyl-CoA thioesterase: MQKAYFKSVAGQPEPLRVIVERTVRFEEVDPLGIVWHGRYPGYFEDARVAFGNRFGIGYMDFYAEGILAPIKKMHVDYLRPLHFGDPFTIEGVLNWSEAARLNFEFILRNAGGEITTTGYTVQMLMDTSHNLLLVLPPFYQAFCARWARGEFA, from the coding sequence ATGCAAAAGGCTTATTTCAAAAGTGTCGCCGGCCAACCGGAGCCGTTGCGGGTCATCGTCGAGCGGACGGTCCGTTTCGAAGAGGTCGATCCGCTCGGGATTGTCTGGCACGGTCGCTATCCCGGCTACTTCGAAGATGCCAGGGTTGCCTTTGGCAACCGCTTCGGCATTGGCTACATGGATTTCTACGCGGAAGGAATTCTCGCGCCGATCAAGAAGATGCACGTCGATTACCTGCGCCCGCTCCACTTTGGCGATCCCTTCACCATCGAGGGGGTGCTGAACTGGTCGGAAGCAGCCCGGCTCAACTTCGAATTCATTCTGCGTAACGCCGGTGGCGAGATCACCACCACCGGCTACACGGTGCAGATGCTCATGGATACCAGCCACAACCTGCTCCTGGTGCTACCCCCTTTTTACCAGGCCTTTTGCGCCCGCTGGGCGAGGGGAGAATTCGCTTGA
- a CDS encoding DUF3261 domain-containing protein, translated as MKVFAGLLTLLLLTGCSGSFFPPPAAEAFPPGLDSALLAASDWTRQEGPWRLRQTVEFDFHGRQLTMRGLMSLDPVAGTARLIAVDDLGIKLFDLSVYRDHEMLHFLLPDLGRYPRLLEAVAIAVRRMFIAPRPQPGDALKLRDDGYELQAREGDVVTSFLFRGGGARLDTIRAEGPGVAWQVGYYDYHRQGELEYPEKILLEDRIAGYRLRLRIEEMRAHHE; from the coding sequence ATGAAGGTTTTTGCCGGCCTGCTGACCCTGCTGCTGCTGACAGGCTGCAGTGGCAGCTTCTTTCCGCCGCCGGCGGCGGAGGCGTTTCCCCCTGGCCTCGACAGCGCACTTCTGGCTGCCTCCGACTGGACCCGGCAAGAGGGGCCCTGGCGCCTGCGGCAAACGGTCGAATTCGATTTCCATGGTCGTCAGCTGACGATGCGCGGGCTGATGAGTCTCGACCCGGTCGCCGGCACCGCCCGCCTGATCGCGGTCGATGATCTCGGCATCAAGCTCTTTGATCTCAGCGTTTACCGTGACCACGAAATGCTTCATTTTCTCCTTCCCGACCTCGGGCGCTATCCACGCCTGCTCGAGGCGGTGGCAATCGCCGTACGGCGCATGTTTATTGCGCCACGGCCGCAGCCGGGGGACGCGCTGAAACTTCGGGACGATGGTTACGAGCTGCAGGCCCGGGAAGGGGATGTCGTCACCTCCTTCCTTTTCCGGGGGGGAGGCGCCCGTCTCGATACGATCCGGGCCGAAGGGCCGGGCGTAGCCTGGCAGGTCGGTTACTACGACTATCATCGGCAGGGGGAGTTGGAGTATCCTGAGAAGATATTGCTTGAGGACCGGATCGCCGGCTATCGCCTGCGTTTGCGGATCGAGGAGATGAGGGCCCATCATGAGTGA